The window aaaaataaaaaataaagttattgtgtccacctaccaaaaaaaaaaaatatatatatatatatatatatatatatatatatatattttttttttttaagaaaagaattgtAAACTAAGTGGCAAGTTGAAATCCTGATTGTTCCATTACATGGGAACACATTATCCCTAAGGTCTTCCTAATTCTTATTGAGAGACCTTGGTCAGAGTTTTCTGCAGTAGACTCATGGATTAGCCCTTGAGGATAAAAGTGAGGATGAGGTTAAAATGTCTTATTTCTCAGAAATACAGGGGATGAAGCAGATGATGAGCCAGATATGTAATTTGGCATCCAACATAGCCTTCCCCTGCAGAAACTGCTGAAGGAAACAAGGTGGAAAGAAGACTGCTGTTGGGTTTTGTTggtggtgattgaacccagggccttatgcatgctaatgAGCACATGCTCTTCCCACTGTGAAACAACCTGACCTATTGCTGGGGTggtcccctccccactcctccagccataactggggattgaaaccaggggtacaATACCCCTGacctatatccctagccctttttattttttgagacaggttcttgctaaattactgcagcaagtcactgggattacagcatgtaccaccatgcctggctgttgcTGTGGCTTCTAAGCTGCAGTAAGTGCTCAGGCCTTAAATGGCCTTCAGTAAATCAGGAAGAAAGAACGAAGATGCCTTCCAGATCTAGCATAACTGAGGTTTTGTTGGATGTATCATTGAAAAGTATTCAGGTTTTGAATCATTATAGTTGATAATAGTCTTTaagaattagaaatttttttacttttgtgtttGGGGGAAAAGGAAAGTTGCAGAGACAGAAGTAGGTAGGAATTTGCTACTGGGGTAAGTAAGTAGAAAGGACTAACTGGTCTCTGAGGACTAACGTTTTCTGGCTGTCATCTGTATTGAAACTTCAGCTATTTTTTTTAGAGGGCATTGCTGAAATAGGGTCAcaagagtgtgtgtatgtatgtgtccTATGTTTACTTTCCTTTGGGGGAGGATAAAGAGTGTCAATGAGTTATAATCTTCTTAATCTATTTCTTCAAGGCAAAAGGATGCACGTGCAGTTGTCTACCAGCCGGCTTCGAACTGCCCCCGGGATGGGAGACCAGAGTGGCTGCTATCGGTGTGGGAAAGAGGGACACTGGTCCAAAGAGTGCCCAGTAGATCGTACTGGGCGGGTGGCAGACTTTACTGAGCAATACAATGAACAGTATGGAGCAGTGCGCACACCCTATACCATGGGCTATGGGGAATCCATGTATTACAATGACGCCTATGGAGCACTCGACTACTATAAGCGCTACCGGGTCCGCTCTTATGaagcggtggcggcggcggctgctGCTTCTGCATACAACTATGCAGAGCAGACCATGTCTCATCTGCCTCAAGTCCAGAGCTCAGCTGTGACCAGTCACCTCAACTCTACTTCTGTTGATCCCTATGACAGACACCTATTGCCGAACTCTGGTGCTGCTGCTACCTCAGCTGCTATGGCTGCTGCTGCCGCCACCTCTTCCTCCTATTATGGAAGGGACAGAAGCCCACTGCGTCGTGCTACAGCTTTGCTCCCCACAGTTGGAGAGGGCTACGGTTATGGGCCAGAAAGTGAGTTGTCTCAGGCTTCAGCAGCTACACGGAATTCTCTGTATGACATGGCCCGGTATGAGCGGGAGCAATATGTGGACCGAGCACGGTACTCAGCCTTTTAAAAACTGGAGGTGAGAGTGGGGTGGGTGTGATTAAGAGATTCCATTTAGTTCCCTTGCAAGAGACCTTCATAGAGGAGGCTAGAGGTACTTGTTTGCTATTAGAACAGAATCCAAAAAGTACTAATTATGTGTTATTCTTTATTGTTTCTCTAGCTTATTCCACAGGTTCACTTGGCCTGTTGAGGTTTTAGCGTGTGACTTCACATACTACAGGAACAGTTTGTTAGGAATAATATTCCTATAATCAGTTGTAAATCCACTTGAGTTGCAGAAAAACATTTAAGATAACTAATGTTTGGTGACCTGTGTGTATTAATATCTAGACAGTAAGAGATATTTCTTTTTACAGGAAGGGAACTAAGGCTCCAGAGATTCAGTAGTTTGCCCATCATCATTTGGTAAATGAGGGAGGTGAAGCCAAAATTCAAATTCAAGCCTGACTCTTAAAATTCCCACTAACAGTGTGGTATTAAGCTGAAGGGTACAGGTTCAGGACTTAGCAATGGAAATCACAGAGTATTTGCTAATAAGATTGTTTATTGGGTCACTAGCCTTTATCATGGAAGCTCTTCAAGTATGATATCTGCAAGCCAGATAAAGTCCTATAAATGTTAAGTGTCTAATTCTAAGATACTTGTTTGCTGAATGTTTGATGCTCTGCCCCATGTAGTTCTTTCCTTATTCACATCTAGAGCATTGGAGTGCTTAACCCCTATTTTCTTGTAACCTATGATACGTTTCccatttctttcagcattttgggttttttgtgtGGGAACACTACTTAAGGAATTAGAAATTGGCAATCTTCTGATGTACATAAAATCCTATAGGTTGTGACTCTGAAAAGTTAATGTTTCCTGCTTCTGAGATTGTGTATCAAAGTTGCTAAGTTACTGCAAGTCACTGGGGTAGGAAATATTGAGTATTGAGTTAATCAGAGTGGAAATAGCATCATGACATTATATTTTCATGGTTTTACTTATACTTTGAAATTGGGCATCACTTGAATTTGAGCCCCAGTAGCAAGGTTAAACCGAATTA is drawn from Urocitellus parryii isolate mUroPar1 chromosome 4, mUroPar1.hap1, whole genome shotgun sequence and contains these coding sequences:
- the LOC113188391 gene encoding RNA-binding protein 4B; the encoded protein is MVKLFIGNLPREATEQEIRSLFEQYGKVLECDIIKNYGFVHIEDKTAAEDAIRNLHHYKLHGVNINVEASKNKSKASTKLHVGNISPTCTNQELRAKFEEYGPVIECDIVKDYAFVHMERAEDAVEAIRGLDNTEFQGKRMHVQLSTSRLRTAPGMGDQSGCYRCGKEGHWSKECPVDRTGRVADFTEQYNEQYGAVRTPYTMGYGESMYYNDAYGALDYYKRYRVRSYEAVAAAAAASAYNYAEQTMSHLPQVQSSAVTSHLNSTSVDPYDRHLLPNSGAAATSAAMAAAAATSSSYYGRDRSPLRRATALLPTVGEGYGYGPESELSQASAATRNSLYDMARYEREQYVDRARYSAF